The Deltaproteobacteria bacterium genome includes a window with the following:
- a CDS encoding efflux RND transporter periplasmic adaptor subunit codes for MKRRWVILACAAVIVSSGAIAYYRISGTIPVDVYRVRIGRVEEITAAVAAGTVKSSLEAVLSTETGGQVSEVLVREGSTARRGDVLARIVDPELVRQGEASLAEEGQARDVLLQAEAKRQEAVLRIRAERGRAGNNLRKAHEDHRRSEELFRDGFVSRSDLEAAATLLGNAEEEARIAAAGESTLKALDREIDVLRGRIEAARARTAAVTARRSKLTITAPFSGVITKKTCEIGETKLPGGVLLTLADPSSSYVEAQIDEADAAKVRVGQTARLLPEAFRGEKFTGRVSEVRPTVEASKEVSRANTIAITLTSAPQPLRLGMSVDVEVLTGGKDNVPMVPSAALMERDAKKFVYVVSGGKAVRRDVTVGVSNWDRTEILTGVSPGEDVVTSLEIKDFAPGSRVGIRSRQ; via the coding sequence ATGAAGCGACGTTGGGTCATCCTCGCATGCGCTGCAGTGATCGTCTCGTCCGGGGCGATCGCCTATTACAGGATCTCCGGCACGATTCCGGTGGACGTCTACCGGGTCCGGATCGGACGCGTCGAGGAGATCACCGCGGCGGTCGCCGCGGGAACCGTGAAATCCTCCCTCGAAGCGGTCCTTTCCACCGAGACGGGGGGGCAGGTCTCCGAGGTGCTCGTCCGGGAAGGTTCCACCGCGCGGCGGGGCGACGTCCTCGCACGGATCGTCGACCCCGAACTGGTACGGCAGGGCGAAGCGTCGCTCGCCGAGGAAGGACAGGCGAGGGACGTCCTTCTCCAGGCGGAGGCGAAGCGGCAGGAGGCGGTCCTTCGGATCCGCGCGGAACGGGGAAGGGCGGGAAACAACCTCCGGAAGGCGCACGAGGACCACCGGCGTTCGGAGGAACTGTTCCGGGACGGATTCGTCTCCCGCTCCGATCTGGAGGCCGCCGCGACGCTGCTCGGCAACGCGGAAGAAGAAGCCCGGATCGCGGCGGCCGGGGAGTCGACGCTCAAGGCCCTGGACCGCGAGATCGACGTGCTCCGCGGGCGGATCGAGGCGGCGCGGGCACGAACGGCCGCCGTGACGGCCCGCCGGTCGAAACTGACGATCACGGCGCCGTTTTCCGGCGTCATCACGAAGAAGACGTGCGAGATCGGCGAGACCAAGCTGCCGGGAGGGGTCCTGCTGACCCTCGCCGACCCGTCGTCCTCCTACGTGGAGGCGCAGATCGACGAGGCCGACGCCGCCAAGGTCCGGGTCGGCCAGACGGCCCGGCTGTTGCCCGAGGCGTTCCGGGGAGAGAAATTCACCGGTCGGGTCTCCGAGGTCCGGCCGACGGTGGAAGCGTCCAAGGAGGTCTCGCGGGCCAATACGATCGCCATCACGCTCACCTCCGCCCCCCAACCGCTCCGTCTCGGAATGTCGGTGGACGTCGAGGTTCTCACAGGCGGGAAAGACAACGTTCCGATGGTTCCGTCCGCCGCCTTGATGGAGCGGGACGCGAAAAAGTTCGTATACGTCGTCTCGGGGGGAAAAGCCGTCCGGCGCGACGTGACGGTGGGGGTTTCGAACTGGGACCGAACGGAGATTCTCACGGGGGTGTCTCCCGGAGAGGACGTAGTCACCTCGCTGGAGATCAAGGACTTCGCACCTGGGAGCCGCGTTGGGATCCGAAGCCGCCAGTGA
- a CDS encoding class II fructose-bisphosphate aldolase, translating into MDYKAIQRFVPENTAKLIPPGNPACPVNGRDVYRALASHKTIVMACNIRIPLVLPGIMRAAKELDAVVAFELAKSEGDLKGGYTGMTPEIFVRTIVAAAKKAEFDTPFVIHGDHITVKNTTEAEVEGARALIAAELAAGYTSFAIDASFNEIPDNARITASLAGPIADRKLGLEVEVGEIKSVGTEAHLSTVAEAVDLMERLTAAGVHPDLLAINNGSKHGNYLEGEKISIDLDRTGEIYRAIHDRFGVSIAQHGITGTPLHLIGKFAEYGIRKGNVGTQWQNIAHEGLPPELMGRMRDWAKGAGKDIKFATKPFKAEIDAVPAPFASMIEKAAYDEAKRLFQAFRAAGTAKIVAGALAGQA; encoded by the coding sequence ATGGACTACAAGGCGATCCAACGGTTCGTCCCGGAAAATACGGCGAAGCTGATCCCGCCGGGGAATCCGGCATGTCCGGTCAACGGCCGCGACGTATATCGCGCACTCGCGTCCCACAAGACGATCGTCATGGCGTGCAACATCCGGATCCCCCTCGTCCTCCCGGGGATCATGCGGGCGGCGAAGGAGTTGGACGCAGTTGTAGCGTTCGAACTGGCCAAGTCGGAAGGGGATTTGAAGGGCGGCTACACGGGGATGACCCCGGAGATCTTCGTCCGCACGATCGTCGCGGCGGCGAAGAAGGCGGAGTTCGACACCCCGTTCGTGATCCACGGCGACCACATCACCGTGAAGAACACCACGGAGGCCGAGGTCGAGGGAGCCCGCGCCCTGATCGCCGCGGAGCTCGCCGCCGGGTACACGAGCTTCGCCATCGACGCGTCGTTCAACGAAATTCCCGACAACGCCCGGATCACCGCGAGCCTCGCGGGACCCATCGCGGATCGCAAGCTCGGCCTCGAGGTCGAGGTGGGGGAGATCAAGTCGGTGGGGACCGAGGCGCACCTGTCGACCGTCGCGGAGGCCGTGGATCTGATGGAGCGGCTGACGGCGGCGGGGGTCCATCCGGACCTGCTGGCGATCAACAACGGTTCCAAGCACGGCAACTACCTGGAAGGGGAGAAGATCTCCATCGACCTCGACCGCACCGGCGAGATCTATCGTGCCATCCACGACCGCTTCGGCGTCTCCATCGCCCAGCACGGCATCACCGGGACGCCGCTCCACCTCATCGGGAAGTTCGCCGAGTACGGGATCCGCAAGGGGAACGTCGGCACCCAGTGGCAGAACATCGCCCACGAGGGGCTTCCGCCGGAGCTGATGGGGCGGATGCGCGACTGGGCCAAGGGGGCCGGCAAGGATATCAAGTTCGCCACCAAGCCGTTCAAGGCCGAGATCGACGCCGTCCCCGCCCCGTTCGCTTCGATGATCGAGAAGGCGGCGT